The following DNA comes from Janthinobacterium sp. TB1-E2.
ACATCGGCGACCATCTGGGCGACTTCGAACCGGGCGACCTGGTGCTGCTGGGGCCGAATCTGCCGCACACGTGGTCGGCCAGCGAGCGCATCGACAGCGCGCAACCGATGCTGGCCGTCGTCGTGTGGTTTTCGCTCGAGTGGGTGGAGCAGCTGGCGGCCTGTTTTCCGGAGTTGCACGGCGTGCGGCAGCTGGCGGCCCGCGCCGGCCCGGCCCTGCATTTTTCAGCGGACACGAGCGCGCGCTGCGCCCATCAATTGCTGCAACTGAATGCCCTGCCCGTGCCGCAGCGCCTGCCGCTGCTGCTCGACGTGCTGCTGGACCTGGCGGCCGATGGCGCCGCGCGGCCGCTGGCCTCGACAGCACAGGCGCCGATGCATGCCGATGGGCAGCAAAAGCGCATGGCCATCGTGTTTGACTTCATGCACGCGCATTTCCGGGAAGAGATCGCACTGGAAACATTGGCACAGCGGGCCGCCCTGTCGCTGGGCGCGTTTCACCGCTGCTTCAAGCGCCACGCGCATTGCACGCCGGGCGAGTATCTGGCGCGGCTGCGCATCGGGCGCGCCTGCCAACAGCTGATCGAAAGCAATCTCGCCATTGCCGTCATCGCGCAAGAGGCGGGCTACCGCAACCTCGCGCATTTCAACCGCCAGTTCCGCGCCGCCAAGCACGTCACGCCGCGCGCGTTTCGCCTGCAATACCGGCACGGCGCCAAAGACTTGGCGTAAATCCGTTCGGAAACGAAAAAGGGGATCAGATTTTACAATCTGATCCCCAATATTCTGGTGCGGCTGGCAGGAATTGAACCCACGACCCCTTGGTTCGTAGCCAAGTACTCTATCCAGCTGAGCTACAGCCGCCTAAGACAAGATTATAGCAGGGCTTTGCAGAATGGCAAAGGGCGCCGTGCGGATATTTCACAATTGCCCAGGCCGCCAGCATGGTCGCTGCGAAGGCGCCGTGATGACGAAAAAAAACCCGGAAAGCGAACTTTCCGGGTTTTTTCACTACTGCTGATACTGGTGCGGCTGGCAGGAATTGAACCCACGACCCCTTGGTTCGTAGCCAAGTACTCTATCCAGCTGAGCTACAGCCGCAAACTCTGACACACTTCGCCGGACGGCGCGAAGCTTGAAACTTTCATCAAAACGAAGCGAACTCCGTCTTGGCAATACTGGTGCGGCTGGCAGGAATTGAACCCACGACCCCTTGGTTCGTAGCCAAGTACTCTATCCAGCTGAGCTACAGCCGCAAAACTTCTACAACATTCCATCAACAACATGGAGGTGAAACTTGTTACAACAAAACCAGGCAAAGTCTGATTTTCAGTATTCTGGTGCGGCTGGCAGGAATTGAACCCACGACCCCTTGGTTCGTAGCCAAGTACTCTATCCAGCTGAGCTACAGCCGCGCAGGCAAACATTATAGCGTATTCATTTCGCTTTGAAAAGTTCGATTTTTCAATCGCTTAGCTGATTTTGCAGAATACCGCCCCGCTCCATCGACTACCTTTTCACTGCCAAAAAGCGCACGCCTTTTTATCAGTGGACACTTCTGCTTTCACAGTGGCGCCCAGCGAATCGAGAAGTTGCTGTCTCGAAAGAAGCGGGATTATAGGGACTGCTTTCCAGCCTGTCCAGTGCTATCTGCAGGTGGCGCGCAAGCGTGCGGTGGCGGCGCGCCGCTTGGGGCTACAATACCAGCCAGACAGGGGCGTTTGTGCCTCCCCTAATGCATGACGGCGGGCATTGAGCATCATGACCTATTTAACTGAGCTTAGCGGCGGCCCGGCGGGGCAAGTGCCCGTGCGGCAGACTCACTGTTGCAGGATTTCCGATGGCCAAGCATGACCGCGAGCAAGACCTGCTTCCCCCATCAGCGCCGCTGAGCCTCTCCGACGAGCGCCTGTCCAACTTACTGGAAAGTATTACCGACGGCTTTTGCCTGCTCGACCGCGACTGGACCATCCGCTACCTCAATACGCGCGGCGCCGCCATGCTGGCGCCGCAGCACGCGCCTGGCGCGAGCC
Coding sequences within:
- a CDS encoding AraC family transcriptional regulator, translating into MTPLFEQVTIPTGHSWGLLWRELDAIPFIWHYHPQFELTLTVNARGQRYIGDHLGDFEPGDLVLLGPNLPHTWSASERIDSAQPMLAVVVWFSLEWVEQLAACFPELHGVRQLAARAGPALHFSADTSARCAHQLLQLNALPVPQRLPLLLDVLLDLAADGAARPLASTAQAPMHADGQQKRMAIVFDFMHAHFREEIALETLAQRAALSLGAFHRCFKRHAHCTPGEYLARLRIGRACQQLIESNLAIAVIAQEAGYRNLAHFNRQFRAAKHVTPRAFRLQYRHGAKDLA